The following proteins are encoded in a genomic region of Streptomyces collinus Tu 365:
- a CDS encoding DUF3043 domain-containing protein, whose translation MPVEPVPLGFVFRSRAKEEKAPADKAPVNFSKQTRDPQAPKGRPTPKRSEAQSQRRSVANTPTTRKDAAKRQREDRRQALDRQRQALAGGDERYLPARDKGPVRKFARDWVDSRFNVAEFFLPMAVVILVLSIVRVPTIQAIALWLWLVVIVLIVLDAIVSGFRLKKRLAERFPDQNRRGAVAYGLMRSLQMRRLRLPKPQVKRGERP comes from the coding sequence ATGCCGGTGGAGCCCGTACCCTTGGGTTTTGTGTTCCGTAGCCGTGCCAAGGAAGAGAAGGCCCCCGCCGACAAGGCGCCGGTGAACTTCTCCAAGCAGACCCGTGACCCGCAGGCCCCCAAGGGCAGGCCCACGCCCAAGCGCAGTGAGGCCCAGTCCCAGCGCCGCAGCGTCGCCAACACGCCGACGACGCGCAAGGACGCCGCCAAGCGTCAGCGCGAGGACCGCCGCCAGGCGCTCGACCGGCAGCGCCAGGCCCTGGCCGGCGGCGACGAGCGGTACCTGCCGGCCCGGGACAAGGGCCCGGTCCGCAAGTTCGCCCGTGACTGGGTGGACTCCCGGTTCAACGTGGCGGAGTTCTTCCTGCCCATGGCCGTGGTGATCCTGGTCCTCAGCATCGTGCGGGTCCCCACCATCCAGGCCATCGCGCTGTGGCTGTGGCTCGTGGTGATCGTGCTGATCGTGCTCGACGCGATCGTCAGCGGCTTCCGCCTGAAGAAGCGGCTGGCCGAGCGGTTCCCGGACCAGAACCGGCGCGGTGCCGTCGCCTACGGTCTGATGCGCTCGCTCCAGATGCGCCGGCTCCGGCTGCCGAAGCCGCAGGTCAAGCGCGGAGAGCGGCCCTGA